One segment of Panicum virgatum strain AP13 chromosome 1K, P.virgatum_v5, whole genome shotgun sequence DNA contains the following:
- the LOC120650958 gene encoding uncharacterized protein LOC120650958, translated as MGSTKLAAARSPCVRLVEESLLLPTQDVSLFATTFLLIFAHTFVFIAVAVHLAHPLVAATLADIQALNSKTTTTHDHASYSYFSEVVEATREHAKKLLVIYLAYLASKLATQLAAALAAAATYSGERLTRKAVRERIGGLVATAAFVGALESSLTALLVLLLVSTLTNDTVPLYGRYLLLLLALLVFMYVGAVTTVSLAASAVDRGCHTLWALRRGWRLVTAARGKEAAVLVFVVSLLPAVVYPVPVYSFSFVYPPERFGIGSYYDYEARSHDLWLLGVVSGSGLPSIGAQLFSMVTATVFCSLSLSMETKSQQGGRPTSV; from the coding sequence ATGGGCAGCACCAAATTAGCAGCAGCAAGGTCACCATGCGTCCGACTGGTGGAGGAATCCCTGCTCCTGCCGACGCAGGACGTGAGCCTCTTCGCGACCACCTTCCTGCTCATCTTCGCGCACACCTTCGTCttcatcgccgtcgccgtccaccTGGCCCACCCGCTGGTCGCGGCCACGCTCGCCGACATCCAAGCTCTCAACAGCAAGACCACCACCACCCACGACCACGCGAGCTACAGCTACTTCTCAGAGGTCGTGGAGGCCACTCGGGAGCACGCCAAGAAGCTGCTCGTCATCTACCTCGCGTACCTCGCGAGTAAGCTCGCCACCCAGCTCGCCgctgccctcgccgccgccgccacctactCCGGCGAGCGCCTCACCCGCAAGGCGGTCAGGGAGAGGATCGGGGGCCTTGTCGCCACCGCGGCCTTCGTCGGGGCGCTCGAGTCGTCGCTGACGGCTCTCCTGGTGCTGCTCCTCGTCTCCACGTTGACCAACGACACCGTGCCCTTGTACGGCCGCtacctgctgctcctcctcgcccTTCTGGTGTTCATGTACGTCGGCGCGGTCACGACGGTGAGCCTGGCCGCGTCGGCGGTGGACAGAGGCTGCCACACCCTGTGGGCACTCCGGCGGGGGTGGCGGCTCGTGACAGCAGCGAGGGGGAAGGAGGCTGCCGTGCTCGTGTTCGTCGTCAGCCTCCTGCCCGCCGTGGTGTACCCGGTGCCCGTGTATTCCTTCTCCTTCGTCTACCCGCCGGAGAGGTTTGGAATTGGCTCCTACTACGACTACGAGGCACGCAGCCATGACTTGTGGCTGCTGGGTGTAGTGTCTGGCTCTGGTCTCCCGTCCATTGGTGCGCAGCTCTTCTCCATGGTTACCGCCACGGTGTTCTGCTCCCTGTCATTGTCAATGGAGACCAAGAGCCAGCAGGGAGGACGGCCCACCTCTGTTTGA
- the LOC120647793 gene encoding uncharacterized protein LOC120647793, with translation MDGGSGLNIMYAEMLDAMGIDRSQLRPSGAPFHGVVPGKQALPIGQIDLPVTFGDPTNFRTETLTFEVVGFSGTYHTLLGRPCYAKFMAVPNYTYLKLKMPGPRGVITVGTSFQHAFQCEKECCEHATTVIASEELIVLKAEHEEGPLDSNGKKSGSFQAAVDTKEIEKSALVDFLRANKDIFAWKPSDMPGIPREVAEHALKINRGSKPVKQ, from the exons ATGGACGGAGGGAGTGGCCTGAACATTATGTACGCGGAGATGCTGGACGCTATGGGCATCGATCGCTCACAGCTTCGTCCATCCGGTGCACCGTTCCATGGAGTTGTGCCTGGGAAGCAGGCGCTACCTATCGGGCAGATCGACCTGCCAGTGACATTCGGGGATCCGACCAATTTCAGGACGGAGACCTTAACGTTCGAAGTGGTGGGATTCTCCGGGACCTACCACACGTTATTAGGTCGGCCGTGCTATGCTAAGTTCATGGCAGTCCCCAACTATACATACCTCAAGCTAAAGATGCCCGGGCCGAGGGGTGTCATAACTGTAGGCACTTCCTTCCAGCATGCCTTTCAGTGCGAAAAGGAGTGCTGCGAGCACGCCACGACTGTCATTGCCTCAGAGGAGCTTATTGTTCTAAAGGCAGAACACGAAGAAGGGCCCCTTGATTCCAACGGCAAGAAGTCTGGATCGTTCCAGGCGGCTGTGGACACCAAGGAGATTGAG AAAAGCgcgctcgtcgacttcctccgaGCTAACAAAGATATCTTCGCGTGGAAGCCGTCCGACATGCCGGGGATcccaagggaggtcgccgagcatgCCCTGAAGATCAATCGTGGGTCGAAGCCCGTCAAGCAGTGA
- the LOC120712561 gene encoding uncharacterized protein LOC120712561 yields MVERERHTETARNATASWNQALEKIAADAADLKRVRSLRDRYYQEQNEEREKIKQLEGDLEVAKATVALQSQELRDKEVLAEQSAAEIRRLDGELAQEKRACSEAQTAANVRSGELTALQSATGLLIEELGAKTFAEFNAATVAGQIAILGDVPAVVKEAKAAEAARAILFGAEETLAIARSHYDTFALQEVSEGFARGYTPEQMDEIAELVKPFAERLAGHL; encoded by the exons ATGGTGGAGCGGGAGCGCCACACGGAGACGGCGAGGAATGCCACCGCCTCGTGGAATCAGGCGCTAGAGAAAATCGCTGCAGACGCGGCGGACTTAAAGAGAGTCCGTAGTCTTCGGGACCGCTACTATCAAGAGCAGAACG AGGAGCGCGAAAAGATCAAACAGCTCGAGGGGGATCTGGAGGTCGCTAAGGCGACAGTGGCTCTGCAGTCCCAGGAGCTCCGAGACAAGGAGGTGCTCGCCGAGCAAAGCGCGGCAGAGATCCGCC GCCTTGACGGAGAGCTCGCTCAGGAGAAAAGGGCGTGTTCCGAGGCTCAAACGGCCGCCAACGTCCGAAGTGGGGAGCTCACCGCCCTTCAGTCCGCCACCGGACTTCTCATCGAGGAGCTCGGCGCGAAGACTTTCGCGGAGTTCAACGCCGCGACGGTAGCCGGCCAAATAGCCATCCTCGGAGATGTTCcggcggtggtgaaggaggcGAAGGCCGCTGAAGCTGCGCGCGCAATCCTCTTCGGGGCGGAGGAGACCCTGGCGATCGCGCGGTCGCATTACGACACCTTCGCCCTACAGGAGGTGAGCGAAGGGTTCGCGCGGGGCTATACACCAGAGCAGATGGACGAGATCGCCGAACTGGTGAAACCTTTCGCCGAGCGCCTGGCCGGCCACCTGTAG
- the LOC120712635 gene encoding protein FAR1-RELATED SEQUENCE 5-like, which yields MKDDIGKTMGLLEDMKKTDPGLEVRFQMDSSGAMKTMLWCTGKNRVDYENFGDAITFDTTYRTNLYSLPFGLFIGVNNHFQSIVFGGVLLTSEKTIDFEWAFTNFVEIMNGKAPLTMLTDQCAAMAKAIKSTLQTTRHRWCRWHVLKDAKKKLANIYSKRKKFKREFNKLITDEIDIRRFENEWVKLLKEYRLVKNKYLKRLFKHRDKWAKPYFMDIFCAGMTSTQRSESANHMLKKFIQRAAPMHLFVSKFNELQSDRHDQEGKEQHSTKQVLRKKLRVGVPIERHASTVYTRAMYEKFCDELFESGSFAIFKRINDSEFILVDTKNEEEIDAKHFRVKLEGDNKISCECGFYEHMGMLCRHTLKVLVHLDKMEIPAGNIMRRWTKEGHIPCKETSISSALEQQSHNMQRKMLLAKACELTKVDDKGRLVSFGKTIEEVIGNSMVSETSGQQIGEVKDATTSWPTSKPTSCPPRTIFGGRPPNTGLKS from the exons ATGAAAGATGATATTGGAAAGACAATGGGACTTTTGGAGGATATGAAGAAGACTGACCCTGGGCTTGAAGTAAGGTTCCAAATGGACAGCAGTGGCGCGATGAAAACAATGCTTTGGTGCACCGGTAAAAATAGAGTGGACTACGAGAATTTTGGAGATGCCATAACATTTGATACAACCTACAGGACAAACCTTTACAGCCTGCCATTTGGTCTTTTCATTGGTGTAAACAACCATTTCCAGTCAATAGTGTTCGGAGGGGTGCTTCTAACATCTGAGAAAACAATTGATTTCGAATGGGCATTCACAAATTTTGTAGAAATAATGAATGGTAAAGCTCCCCTGACAATGCTAACAG ACCAGTGTGCCGCCATGGCAAAGGCGATAAAATCAACACTACAGACTACAAGGCACAGATGGTGCAGGTGGCACGTGCTGAAGGATGCAAAAAAGAAGCTTGCGAACATCTACTCAAAACGTAAGAAGTTCAAGCGTGAATTCAATAAACTAATAACTGATGAGATTGACATAAGAAGGTTCGAGAATGAATGGGTAAAACTACTAAAGGAATACCGCCTTGTCAAGAACAAGTACTTGAAGAGGTTGTTCAAGCACCGGGACAAATGGGCTAAACCATATTTCATGGACATATTCTGTGCTGGAATGACCAGCACACAAAGGAGTGAAAGCGCAAATCATATGTTAAAAAAGTTCATTCAACGGGCTGCACCAATGCACCTTTTTGTGAGTAAATTCAATGAGCTGCAGAGCGACAGACACGACCAGGAAGGAAAAGAGCAGCATTCTACTAAACAG GTTCTCAGAAAAAAGCTAAGAGTAGGGGTTCCAATAGAGCGCCACGCAAGCACGGTGTACACAAGAGCAATGTATGAGAAATTCTGTGATGAGCTATTTGAGTCAGGATCATTTGCCATATTTAAGAGGATCAATGATAGTGAGTTCATTTTAGTAGACACAAAGAACGAAGAGGAAATAGATGCTAAGCATTTCAGGGTGAAGCTAGAAGGAGATAATAAGATCAGTTGTGAATGTGGTTTCTACGAACATATGGGCATGCTTTGCCGCCATACTCTCAAG GTCCTCGTCCATCTGGACAAAATGGAAATCCCAGCTGGAAACATAATGAGAAGATGGACAAAGGAAGGGCACATACCATGTAAAGAAACATCGATATCTTCTGCCTTGGAGCAGCAATCGCATAATATGCAGAGAAAGATGCTTCTGGCAAAAGCTTGTGAACTTACCAAGGTGGATGACAAGGGACGACTCGTCTCTTTTGGTAAAACAATTGAAGAAGTAATTGGCAATTCCATGGTAAGTGAGACATCAGGTCAACAAATTGGTGAAGTTAAAGATGCAACAACTTCTTGGCCAACCTCGAAGCCCACATCCTGTCCTCCCCGAACAATATTCGGTGGAAGGCCACCAAACACAGGACTAAAATCATAG